A genomic segment from Glycine soja cultivar W05 chromosome 20, ASM419377v2, whole genome shotgun sequence encodes:
- the LOC114403195 gene encoding uncharacterized protein LOC114403195, translating to MSSLILPYTYTYGYARFPFKLNRFSPRTVTVRAAVSSPDKRGRKKKQAKDDDSAVENGLRFSFMEELMDRARNRDSNGVSEVMYDMIAAGLSPGPRSFHGLVVSHALNGDEEAAMESLRRELAAGLRPVHETFLALIRLFGSKGRATRGLEILAAMEKLNYDIRQAWLILIEELVWNKHLEDANEVFLKGAKGGLKATDEVYDLLIEEDCKAGDHSNALDIAYEMEAAGRMATTFHFNCLLSVQATCGIPEIAFATFENMEYGEDYMKPDTETYNWVIQAYTRAESYDRVQDVAELLGMMVEDHKRIQPNAKTHALLVECFTKYCVVREAIRHFRALKNFEGGIKVLHNEGNHGDPLSLYLRALCREGRIVEMLEALEAMAKDNQPIPSRAMILSRKYRTLVSSWIEPLQEEAELGYEIDYISRYIDEGGLTGERKRWVPRRGKTPLDPDAHGFIYSNPMETSFKQRCLEELKLHNKKLLKTLQNEGLAALGDGVSESDYIRVQERLKKLIKGPEQNVLKPKAASKMLVSELKEELDAQGLPIDGNRNVLYQRVQKARRINRSRGRPLWVPPVEEEEEEVDEELDALISHIKLEEGNTEFWKRRFLGEGLNGDQEMPTDAAESEVPEVLDDVDAIEDAAKEVEDDEADDDEEEAEQAEEEVEPAENQDVNRIKEKEVEAKRPLQMIGVQLLKDIDQPTATSKKFKRSRKVQVEDDDDDDWLPLDLFEAFEEMRKRKIFDVSDMYTLADAWGWTWERELKKKPPRRWSQEWEVELAIKVMQKVIELGGRPTIGDCAMILRAAIRAPLPSAFLTILQTTHSLGFKFGSPLYDEIISLCVDLGELDAAVAVVADLETTGISVSDLTLDRVISAKQRIDNTSNGVITDAGL from the exons ATGTCCTCACTCATCTTACCTTACACTTACACTTACGGTTACGCCCGCTTCCCCTTCAAACTGAACCGGTTTTCTCCCCGAACCGTGACGGTTCGCGCGGCGGTTTCATCTCCGGACAAACGAGGCAGAAAGAAAAAGCAAGCAAAGGATGACGATAGCGCGGTCGAGAACGGCCTCCGGTTCAGTTTCATGGAGGAGCTCATGGACCGGGCCAGGAACCGCGACTCTAACGGCGTCTCGGAAGTTATGTACGACATGATCGCCGCCGGCCTCAGCCCCGGTCCTCGCTCGTTTCATGGCTTGGTGGTGTCGCACGCCCTCAACGGCGACGAAGAAGCCGCG ATGGAATCGTTGAGAAGAGAGTTGGCTGCAGGGCTTCGACCGGTTCACGAGACTTTCTTGGCATTGATAAGGTTATTTGGGTCTAAAGGTCGCGCCACTAGAGGTCTTGAAATACTTGCAGCTATGGAAAAGCTAAATTATGATATTCGCCAAGCTTGGCTTATTCTTATTG AGGAACTTGTTTGGAACAAGCATTTGGAAGATGCCAACGAAGTGTTCTTGAAGGGTGCCAAGGGTGGCCTTAAAGCTACTGATGAGGTTTATGATCTTCTGATCGAGGAAGACTGCAAAGCAGGGGACCATTCTAATGCGTTAGACATTGCCTATGAGATGGAGGCGGCTGGCCGAATGGCAACCACATTTCATTTCAATTGCCTCCTCAGTGTGCAG GCTACCTGCGGAATACCTGAAATAGCTTTTGCAACATTTGAGAACATGGAATATGGAGAAG ATTACATGAAGCCTGATACAGAGACATACAATTGGGTTATTCAAGCTTATACTAGAGCTGAATCTTATGACAG AGTACAAGATGTTGCTGAGTTACTTGGCATGATGGTTGAGGATCACAAACGTATACAGCCAAATGCGAAGACCCATGC GCTGTTGGTGGAGTGTTTTACCAAGTACTGTGTGGTACGGGAAGCTATTAGGCATTTTCGTGCCCTTAAAAACTTTGAAGGAGGTATAAAAGTTCTACATAATGAAGGGAACCATGGAGATCCACTTTCTTTGTACCTTCGGGCATTATGTCGGGAAG GAAGAATTGTTGAAATGCTTGAAGCTTTAGAAGCTATGGCCAAAGACAACCAGCCAATCCCCTCGCGGGCAATGATTTTGAGCAGAAAATACCGGACATTAGTGAGCTCGTGGATTGAACCATTACAAGAGGAGGCTGAACTTGGCTATGAGATTGATTATATTTCTAG ATATATTGACGAGGGTGGCCTAACTGGGGAGCGTAAGCGGTGGGTGCCTCGAAGAGGTAAAACACCTCTAGATCCTGATGCTCAtggatttatatattcaaaccCAATGGAGACCTCCTTCAAACAAAGATGCCTGGAGGAGTTGAAGTTGCACAATAAAAAGCTTCTGAAGACCTTGCAGAATGAAGGGCTTGCAGCTTTAGGGGATGGTGTATCTGAATCTGATTATATTAGAGTGCAGGAAAGGCTAAAAAAGCTCATAAAGGGGCCTGAACAGAATGTTTTAAAGCCTAAGGCAGCTAGTAAAATGCTCGTGTCTGAACTGAAGGAAGAACTAGATGCACAAGGCTTGCCTATTGATGGAAATAGAAATGTTCTTTACCAGCGTGTACAGAAAGCAAGGAGAATAAATCGATCTCGTGGTAGGCCCCTTTGGGTTCCTCCCGtggaagaggaggaagaagag GTGGATGAAGAGCTGGATGCATTAATTTCACATATAAAGCTGGAGGAAGGAAATACAGAGTTCTGGAAACGTCGCTTTTTAGGAGAAGGCTTAAATGGTGATCAAGAAATGCCAACAGATGCAGCTGAATCAGAGGTCCCTGAAGTTCTGGATGACGTTGATGCTATAGAAGATGCTGCAAAagaggttgaagatgatgaagcgGATGATGATGAGGAGGAAGCAGAGCAGGCAGAAGAGGAAGTAGAACCAGCAGAGAACCAAGATGTAAACAGgataaaggagaaagaagttgaAGCTAAAAGGCCTCTTCAAATGATTGGGGTCCAGTTGTTGAAAGATATTGATCAACCTACTGCCACATCGAAAAAGTTTAAAAGATCTCGCAAAGTGCAGGTTGAG gatgatgatgatgatgattggcTTCCGCTGGACCTATTTGAGGCATTTGAGGAAATGAGGAAGCGGAAAATATTTGATGTGTCAGACATGTATACATTAGCAGATGCTTGGGGATGGACATGGGAGAGAGAACTGAAGAAGAAACCTCCTCGTAGATGGTCACAGGAATGGGAAGTTGAGTTGGCAATCAAAGTTATGCAGAAG GTCATAGAATTGGGAGGGAGACCAACAATAGGAGATTGTGCCATGATATTGCGTGCAGCTATAAGGGCACCTCTACCTTCAGCTTTCTTGACAATTTTGCAAACCACTCATAGTCTTGGTTTTAAGTTTGGGAG TCCTCTTTATGATGAGATCATCTCTCTCTGCGTTGATCTTGGGGAACTAGATGcagctgttgctgttgttgcaGATTTGGAAACCACAGGGATCTCGGTTTCAGACCTGACTTTGGATAGGGTGATTTCTGCCAAACAGAGGATTGACAATACCTCCAATGGTGTCATTACGGATGCAGGATTGTAA
- the LOC114402768 gene encoding GDSL esterase/lipase At5g33370-like yields the protein MASSSVFTSYIVLSLVMALAISGFNFKGAEAARAFFVFGDSLVDNGNNNYLATTARADAPPYGIDYPTRRPTGRFSNGLNIPDFISQELGSESTLPYLSPELNGERLLVGANFASAGIGILNDTGVQFVNIIRITRQLEYFQEYQQRVSALVGDEKTKELVNGALVLITCGGNDFVNNYYLVPNSARSRQFALPDYVTYVISEYKKVLRRLYDLGARRVVVTGTGPLGCVPAELALRGRNGECSEELQRASALYNPQLVEMIKQLNKEVGSDVFVAANTQLMHDDFVTNPQAYGFITSKVACCGQGPFNGLGLCTVVSNLCPNRHEFAFWDPFHPSEKANRLIVQQIMSGTSKYMHPMNLSTILALDSKKY from the exons ATGGCTAGCTCTTCAGTTTTCACGTCTTACATTGTTTTGAGTCTAGTGATGGCACTAGCAATTAGCGGTTTCAATTTCAAAGGGGCAGAGGCAGCACGTGCCTTCTTTGTGTTTGGTGATTCTCTCGTTGACAATGGCAACAACAACTACTTAGCCACCACAGCTAGAGCAGACGCTCCACCTTATGGCATTGATTATCCAACTCGCAGACCCACTGGCCGTTTCTCTAATGGCCTCAATATTCCTGATTTTATCA GTCAAGAACTTGGGTCAGAGTCCACGTTGCCATATTTAAGTCCTGAGCTCAACGGGGAAAGATTGCTCGTGGGTGCCAACTTTGCTTCTGCTGGCATTGGAATCCTCAATGACACTGGAGTCCAATTT GTAAACATCATTAGAATCACAAGACAACTGGAATACTTCCAAGAATACCAACAAAGGGTGAGTGCCCTCGTCGGAGATGAGAAAACAAAGGAATTAGTAAATGGAGCACTAGTCCTCATCACCTGTGGAGGTAACGATTTTGTGAACAACTACTACTTGGTGCCTAACTCTGCTAGATCCCGCCAATTCGCTTTGCCAGATTATGTCACGTATGTGATCTCTGAGTACAAGAAGGTTCTGCGG AGGCTATATGATCTTGGAGCACGTAGGGTGGTGGTGACAGGAACTGGTCCACTGGGTTGTGTTCCAGCGGAATTAGCCCTGCGTGGCAGAAATGGAGAATGCTCAGAGGAGCTGCAGCGTGCCTCTGCCTTGTACAACCCACAACTTGTTGAGATGATCAAACAACTCAATAAGGAAGTTGGTTCAGATGTCTTCGTTGCAGCCAACACACAACTCATGCACGATGATTTCGTCACTAATCCTCAAGCATATG GATTTATTACGTCAAAAGTAGCATGTTGCGGTCAAGGACCCTTTAATGGTCTTGGACTATGCACGGTAGTGTCCAACTTATGTCCAAACCGTCACGAATTCGCGTTTTGGGATCCATTCCATCCATCGGAAAAAGCTAACAGGTTGATCGTTCAGCAGATTATGTCAGGAACCTCAAAGTACATGCACCCAATGAATCTCAGCACTATTTTGGCCTTGGATTCCAAGAAATACTAA
- the LOC114401629 gene encoding uncharacterized protein LOC114401629, producing the protein MGIIIGRKRRCSCSTPREDHHLLLLTFFVAILLQRAVVESSTLNYTRHRHSSTLRLERISKHLNKINKPPVLTIESPDGDLIDCVHKRKQLALDHPLLKNHKIQKMPTEMPKGMKVMRVEDDMEKVRVREKAWQMWHLNGTRCPKGTVPIRRSTVHDVMRAKSLYDFGKKRSRVDSLSRRNDAPDILSGNGHEHAIAYTGSSQEMYGAKATINVWDPSIQVINEFSLSQLWILSGSFDGTDLNSIEAGWQVSPELYGDSRPRLFTYWTSDSYRATGCYNLLCAGFIQTNSRIAIGAAISPVSSYDGNQYDITILIWKDPKVGNWWMSFGDNTLVGYWPAELFTHLADHATMVEWGGEVVNSRTNGQHTFTQMGSGHFAEDGFGKASYFRNLQTVDTDNNLSSVQGISTLAENTNCYDIKSYYSNEWGTYFYYGGPGNNPQCP; encoded by the exons ATGGGTATTATTATCGGGAGAAAGAGAAGGTGCTCCTGTTCAACTCCTCGTGAGGACCATCATCTTCTCCTTCTCACTTTCTTTGTTGCCATACTTCTACAAAGGGCTGTGGTTGAATCTTCTACGCTAAATTACACGAGGCATAGGCATAGCAGTACCCTTAGACTTGAAAGGATTAGTAAGCACTTGAACAAGATCAATAAGCCTCCGGTGCTCACCATAGAG AGTCCAGATGGAGATCTTATAGATTGTGTTCACAAAAGAAAACAACTGGCTTTAGATCACCCCCTTTTAAAGAATCACAAGATCCAG AAAATGCCAACGGAGATGCCAAAAGGGATGAAAGTGATGAGAGTTGAGGATGATATGGAAAAggtgagagtgagagagaagGCATGGCAAATGTGGCACCTAAATGGGACACGGTGTCCTAAGGGAACGGTTCCAATACGGCGTAGCACAGTGCATGACGTGATGAGAGCAAAGTCTTTGTATGACTTTGGGAAGAAACGCTCACGAGTTGATTCCCTCTCTCGCCGCAACGATGCACCCGATATTCTCAGCGGCAATGGCCATGAG CATGCGATCGCATATACGGGATCATCGCAAGAGATGTACGGGGCAAAGGCCACAATTAACGTATGGGATCCATCAATTCAAGTAATCAACGAGTTTAGTCTATCGCAACTTTGGATCCTTTCAGGATCCTTCGATGGCACCGATCTTAATAGCATCGAAGCTGGATGGCAG GTCAGTCCGGAGCTCTATGGTGACAGCAGACCAAGATTGTTCACTTATTGGACG AGTGACTCGTACCGGGCAACCGGATGTTACAACCTTCTTTGTGCTGGCTTTATTCAAACCAATAGCAGAATAGCCATTGGAGCTGCCATTTCTCCTGTCTCTTCTTATGATGGCAACCAATATGACATCACAATCCTCATTTGGAAG GATCCAAAAGTGGGGAATTGGTGGATGAGTTTTGGTGACAACACATTGGTAGGGTATTGGCCCGCAGAGCTATTCACACACTTAGCAGACCACGCCACGATGGTGGAGTGGGGAGGAGAGGTTGTGAACTCACGAACCAACGGCCAACACACCTTTACCCAAATGGGCTCTGGGCACTTCGCAGAAGATGGTTTCGGAAAAGCAAGCTACTTCCGGAACCTTCAGACCGTAGACACGGATAACAATCTGAGTTCTGTGCAGGGCATCTCAACCTTAGCCGAAAATACAAACTGTTACGACATTAAGAGCTACTACAGCAACGAATGGGGCACCTACTTCTACTACGGTGGGCCTGGGAACAATCCACAGTGCCCATGA